GTAAACGTTCCGCAGCCGTCCCCCAACGGTCCAAAGAGTTGAAATGCCTTCGCAGCACATATCCCACTTTTCGCGCCACATGGCACTAAACCACTGCTTCTCCCAGTGGAAGCGAAATGTTGCTATTGTGAAGTAACCGATCTTGTGGGGAATACGATAGAAACGGCAAAAAAATGCGCAGGAAGTATAAgtaacacacaaaaaaaatcaaaagaaaggggTTTGTTACACAAGAAGTTGACATAAACAAGGCTACATATTTTACCACACCGCATTCCGGCAGgtagaaacaaacaaatatacaaaaagaaacgaaaaatagcTAAGCGAATCCCACGCGATAGTATGGGGGAAGAATAAACGCACGCATGtttgcgaaaaaaaaaatgaacatttttctctcttttaaaaataatcaaACAATACCAACGGagcaacgacaaaaaacaaaaaaaaaatattagacGAACCAAAGACTCACTTTTTGTCACCTTCACCTCAAATGATCGCCAGGTGAGGCGCACACCTCCTTcctcccccccaaaaaaaaaattcggaTGCGTCACGCCCccacccttttttctcttcttccaaATAATCTCCACGTAAGTGAGCGTACaggtttttttaaattgcaAACTTAAAGTACAGCACACAGCTTTATTTCAGCACACTACTAGCAGTACGGCATAGGGAGCGGTTCCAGTTTACAAGccagaaatatatatatatatgcgtttACCGTTCTCAAGAGAAGTCGACGGGAGGGTCCCCGCAGAACATTCGTGTGGCGGCAACCAGCTCCCGCGTCGGCAGCGTTGCTTCGTCCACCACTTCTGATGCCAACATTTGCGTCAACCGCTGCAGGCGCCACTGAAGCCGCGAAAGGAACAGCTGACCCGCCTCTCGCTCCTCCGAGCAGAGGCACTCGGTTCTTGTGTTGATGTGCTGTAAAATACGCAGCGCAGCGACGGCGGCACGGTCGCCAATAGAGCCATTACCAGCACTCCGAAGAATTTCGAGGGCGAGTTGCCGCGCCACTGCGCAATAAATCCGCGGCACCGCGAGGCCCGGATAGGGCTCCAACGTGTAGGACATGGCGTCAATAATATCGTAGCGACTCGGTACGTCTGCAGCGGTGCGTACGAGGGAGTACTGCCAAGTTGGGTTGGAGGTTGCCCGGTCTGTGAGCGTAGCAGGTTCGATAAGGCCCTTCAAGACGCGTACGGCACTCAATATAGAAACAGACAACTCCACCGAAGTGCCTTTGGATGTGTGGCTCTTTGCAACCGAGTCCTGCAATGCAGCGCCACCGCGACACGGCAGCCGCTCCTGACTTACCCCCAAATTTGGTGGGACCAGCAAAATAGTCTCCGTCACACTACGCTCAAGGTAAACCAAATGCTCAATGGCCTTCATGTACTCACAGCGAAGTTCTGAAGAAACACCACGAGCGGCAGCAACACCTCCCAACTTCTCACAGTCGCGCTGTGCGATCTTTTTGCATCGAACAATAGTCGATGAAAGAACAAGTAGATGCGCGAGCCGATCATCGCAATGGCCAACGACATTACCGCTTGGCCAAAGTGACGCGGCTAATCCTAGGGCAACGTCGTTCTCGAGCCTTGCGGCGATACTTGGAAACAACGAACCCTTTCTTCTGAAAGCAGAGGGCAACTGAGGTCTGGCTACCTTGTTATTGCAGTACGGCTCAACCCTGCAGTAGTTAGCACTCAGCAGTTTGGGCTGGCAGTAGCATTCCTTTCGATCCTGTCTTGTGCTGCCTCCCCAAGTGTTCAGCAGTTCGCTGCTGAGGGCTATAGGTTGATTCTCGGTGCGCCTCAGCATTTGTAGAGGTGATGCATACTGCTTAGGAAACATGCGATCACACGGATCTGTTGCTATGGGCTCAGCACCACAGTGTTTTAACTCTCGTTGAATGTGAATGGCCTCCACTAACAAATATTGGTTCTCTTCCTCATAGCCACTGATAAGACTTTGACAGACAGCTGGCATACACACCCTTTTCCTCCTAGTCTTAGAAAGGTACCACAAAAATCGCGTGTATAAGCATCATTGCACAAACgcaaataagaaaaagagacaCGTTATACGCACAGAAAAGgtcacagcaacaacaacaatcgaTGGGAttcccacaaaaaaaaaaaaagacgtgtGTACACACTTCTGGGATGCGAGAGGTGCATAATGAGCTTTTCTCTCGATAACTTGTCCCCAGTGTACGCCGTGCGCTTCCCAACCCCGACCTTTCACCTCACCCCAAAAGACCTTCTGCCACAAGAATCGTCCGGAATTCAGCGAAAATGCACTGCAGTTCGGCACTCGATGTTGCACCAGTGATCATCACGCTCAACCCCTGCCGCAACGCCGCCCTCAAAGCGCCCTGCTCCTTGTACTGGGCGTATGTCTCCGTTGTGTCTCCAATAACCTCCCGCAGTGCACCACACAGCGCACGGGCCACCACAGGTGTGAGGTCCGCTGTGGCGTATCGCCCCGCAGTAAGGCACGACGGGGGGACTCGCGCGAGGGCTGAAGCGGCTTGCGTACGGACCTTGAAAATGCGATCACTACATACCACAGTGCACAGCCGTTCAACAGCAGAAGTCGCTCCTTTTGGCTCCGCATCGAAAACCACCTCCCGCGCGAGACCGAACCCAAGAGCGCATGAAGCATTCCATCTTAATTTGGCATCACAGCCGAAAGGGTTTAAAAATCGTAGAAGAGTGTCAAAGAATGCCTCCGCGACAACCTGTTGCTGCTCCTCACACTCCGCCCTCGCCTCGGCGATTAGTTCCTCGAAGGTAAGACACCCCAAGAGGTGACTCATTATGCGAATGCCATGCCCCATTATGGCAGCGTCGTCATACTGCTCGGCAGCATGCAGAGCAACCTCACAGAGTAGCTGAATGTGGCGTGGAGACTGCCTAAGGGGGTTCTCATGAGCGGCAGCGCTTTCTACGCCGTCACCACCATCGCCCTCCGCTGAATTCTCAATCAATCGTGAGGTGATGTTTGAGAGAGCGAAAGCCGCCTTCCCTCGGACGGTGGAGCAAGGGTCATTGAAGAGACAGGAGACTGCAAGGTCGACGAAGTCCAGTGTCTTGCTGTCGAGGGCAGTGTACTTCCACGCCCACACGCCAATAGTTGTGAAGGCCTCCGCTCTGCCGCTGCTCTCCGTTGCAGATGTCGCGGCGACAACCTTTTCGATAATCTCCTGGCGAGCACTGTCGGAAAGGGAGAGCAAATACTCATCCCCCACTTGAGCAAGGCAACGTAAAGCAGCCCGGCGGGCCTCGATGTGCCGAGAATCCCTAACTGCCATTCGTAGCACCGGAAGGACAAGCTCCGCCACGATTTGTTCCTTCTGCAACTGCGTTGCCCGGTGGGAGGCATAGTTGGGTCGAAGCGCGGGGTCCGCCGACTGTCCATCGAAGGGTTGCCAGACATAACCCATGAAATGCACCCACCCCCGCAGACACTCACCAAGAGTTGCATCAGCAGCTCCTCCCGCAGGGCATGTGGTCCCCTCTAACCCCGTACTCAATCGTAGAACGGCACGGGAAGCTGTGATAAGTTGTGAGAAGTGGGCCCCCACGGTAGCAGGATGCAAGCGGGAGAGTTGCACAACACACCTCCAAACCTCCACGCGTGCCGCGGCATGCGTTAAAAGTGAATCAACCAGTGCCCTGAAACCGTCACAACGTGGCTCGTTTCGACTGAAGGGCTCGAgattttttgcttctacttTAACGTTTTCTTCGTCCCACAAGAGGCAGCCGTGCACCACACTAATAAGAGACTCGGATTTTAACACTTCACAAAGGAAGGCCGTTGCCGCCTTAAACCTACCGCTGTCACATGTGACAAGGCACTCGCGGAGCACATTCATGCGCAAGACACTGCCCACCATCTCACGGCACTGTGGGCACCGATTGTACGGCGTGACTGCGACGAGTacggaaaaaacagaaaagtgaATGCCAGTGCGGTGATTTTGCACATTAACCGCTTTGGAACAGACACCTTGCATTAGCTCAGGGGTATCTGGCGTCTGCGTTGCCCACAGTAGTGCATAATGTATAGAAGCTAAAACCCGACCACTCAGTGACGCCAAAGACAGGAAAGACTGCCGTTTCTGTTGTGGCTCTTCTGCATATGTGAAATTGGTGCTCAGCTTGCGGAGCAAGGCGGAGAGCAGGGCAGCCGCCGCCGCTCGAATTCGTTCCTCTCTATGCCACAACAATGGAGTGAGCAGCGGGTGTGAAACCCGGGCATCTCTCGCATCCACTTCAGGAAACAACACAGGTAAGTATCGAGTAACGTTAAAGGGCGAATTGCGGAACCGCATCAGCGCAGCCACAAGCATATAAAAAGCCGACATACGCACCATGTGGCAGAGTTCGTCAGAAGCACACTCTCCGCTACCGTCGCCACCCTGAGTAGCATGAGCGTCAACCATTCCTTTGTTAATGTTACTGACGGAAGCATAAACCACCGCTTCCACCCCTACACCAAATATTTTTTCGGCCATCTGCCCATCTTCAATTAGGTGAGAACTGCTAGTAGATTTGCTGTCACTGCCATTCACATTCCTCCGCACTGGTCGATGCTGCCTCGACGCATCCTGGCGGTTGGCAGCTAGTAACGAGAAGTCGAAAGTGTTCTCCGACACCGGTACGGCTGCCCAACAGTACCATGTGATCACCTGCGCAAGAGTATTTATTCGTTGCATATGTTCTGACTCAGTTAGGGAGTGGACGTGGCCTCTTCCGTCACCACCGcattttctattttcgtGCAGTAGCCTCCCTAACATCGCGGTAGCCGCGGTTATCAGCGAGTCTTCCGGAATAGCTGGTCCCCTTGCATGAGGAGAGTACGAGCCATTTCGCGTTAAGTCATGTCTTTCCGATCCAGCTGCTTTTCCCCATCCCCGGCGATGGGATCCTTCCTCACCAAGTCCTGTTATTTCCACAGCGGCAGAAACCACCTCATCAGCACTGGAACGCAGCGCGGTGTAAAATACCCAAAGGTGATGCTTCACGACTCCACTGCACTCTGCCGCTGTGGCAGGGGAGGCTGTCTGCATTTCGATCGTTGCCTCAATAGTCTACTCGATAGATCGACGCCACTTTCCTGTCCTTCCTTTTACCTCTTTAGGTCCACTTGATACTCTATTGAAGCTTTTCCCCACTTGAAGCAAAGTCCAGGGACCTCGTACGAGGGTGGCAGTGAGCGAACCattcaaataaaaagaaaagaggaagggaaaacaaatgcGCCCCAAACAACGTATGGACAAACTACAGTGAGATCGCCAGAGGCACACACGCAACACTTACACCACAAGACGGCAAAGAGGAACTTGATTACACGTCCAAGTGTGCGTCCGTATGTTACCAGTAATGATTCGACCGTATTAAGTCAGGTATTTCCACCAAGGAAGTTCGTTACAGCATGGATAAAGGCAATGGACCCTAACAGTGCACCCAACCTTACAGCGTCTAATCGTAACTACACCacgggaaagagaaagaagaaacggcctGTAAATACTACGACAGGCGAGAGGCGCCAATGCCCTTCTTTCTTATCTTCAGCGTGCGTTTGTCCTCCGGATGATCATCTGAGGTCAAAGAATCGGGGACTACTGCACCAGTTCCATTCCTTGTTGCAGTGCTATGCAGACGTAGTTTCTGTGGTTTCATTTGTATTTCTTCCCCCCAAGACTCCTCATCGTCCTCACGCACAGACGGCGACGATTGTGAACCCCACACTTTCTGTGGGAATGGGGACGCTTTCGACGCTGCTGGCATGGAGTTTTCCATCCCCCCCTTTGTGGTGGATTCCAATTGAATGACACTACTGCTACCACTGCTCCCCCAACCTTGTGTATCCAACGCCGCGTTACTGCCCTTTACCCCATTTCCGGCcccgtttgtattgttgttaACAACCCCAGCAGGGGGAATGACATTACCTTCATTCGCTGTACTTGACGATATTTCCCTGTGGTTCGCATCTAAGCGGGAAACGGCGGCATGTATGACGTCCAAGGCCACTGCTCGCACCTCTGCCACTTTATCCATGGAAAGCGGGGAAACACCTGGAATCACCAACTCTGCGATATCTTGCGCGGTGAAGTGCTTCAATGTTGTGTGAAAAGAACGAAGGGCCGCGG
This region of Trypanosoma brucei gambiense DAL972 chromosome 10, complete sequence genomic DNA includes:
- a CDS encoding T. brucei spp.-specific protein, which encodes MRCGKICSLVYVNFLCNKPLSFDFFLCVTYTSCAFFCRFYRIPHKIGYFTIATFRFHWEKQWFSAMWREKWDMCCEGISTLWTVGGRLRNVYNSSKSEAERRRDVWSTLLCTATFAMTAVAFAAIDAHGGVPPVVWNVLGGAKRLLRR